A portion of the Punica granatum isolate Tunisia-2019 chromosome 7, ASM765513v2, whole genome shotgun sequence genome contains these proteins:
- the LOC116215526 gene encoding pentatricopeptide repeat-containing protein At5g48910 has protein sequence MNSVLQTSAKPPPPSPLPLRPPPQTHPSTLFPQITKCRTLAELKQVHAHMIKSAQIHDPLAAAELLRYLSLSPHRDLAYAVSFFRLIPRPNCFSWNTIIRALSESGDDNDDPVRAIALFVEMVCDESVEPNQFTFPSVLKACARSGLFEEGRQVHCLAVKKSLDCDEFVVSNLVRMYVLCRAMVDAHRIFDMRVIKNHSLNEFTKRRREGDVVLWNVMVDGYVRAGNFAAARKLFDEMPHRSVVSWNVMISGYAQNGLFKEAIEAFHEMQQIGEGELGPNYITLVSILPAISRLGALELGKWVHLYAERNGIEIDDVLGSALVDMYSKCGSIEKAVQVFERLPRRNPITWNSIIGGLAMHGRAEDALNYFWEMEKFKVTATDVAYISVLTACSHAGLLSEGRSVFHHMVNVARLEPRIEHYTCMVDLLGRAGHLDEAEQLITNMLLEPDDVILKALLAACKLHGNIEMGERIAKRLMELAPTDSGPYVVLSNMFASVENWEAVSEVRLTMKEMDITKDPGCSWIEIDGIIHEFVVEDGLHPQAREIHSMLEEISDKLRLLGYRPNTSQVLLNVGEQEKEIALHYHSEKIAIAFGLISTGPGSPLRVAKNLRICEDCHESMKLISKAYNRKIVVRDRRRFHHFEDGSCSCGGYW, from the coding sequence ATGAACTCAGTACTCCAAACTTCCGCCAAGCCGCCGCCTCCGTCACCGCTGCCACTGCGTCCGCCGCCGCAGACCCACCCTTCCACTCTCTTCCCCCAGATCACCAAATGCAGGACCCTCGCGGAGCTGAAGCAGGTCCACGCACACATGATCAAGAGCGCCCAAATCCACGACCCCCTCGCCGCCGCCGAGCTCCTCCGGtacctctccctctccccccACCGGGATCTCGCCTATGCTGTCTCCTTCTTCCGCCTGATCCCCCGCCCCAACTGCTTCTCCTGGAACACCATAATCCGGGCCCTCTCCGAGAGCGGCGACGACAACGATGACCCTGTGAGGGCTATCGCCCTGTTCGTGGAGATGGTCTGCGATGAGTCGGTAGAGCCCAACCAGTTCACTTTCCCTTCCGTGCTGAAGGCCTGCGCTCGGTCTGGCCTGTTCGAGGAAGGGCGGCAAGTTCATTGCTTGGCGGTTAAGAAATCTCTGGACTGTGACGAATTCGTCGTCTCCAATCTGGTTCGGATGTACGTTCTCTGTAGAGCCATGGTTGATGCTCACCGGATTTTCGATATGAGAGTGATTAAAAATCATAGCTTGAATGAATTTACGAAGAGGAGGCGAGAGGGCGATGTTGTCCTGTGGAATGTGATGGTCGATGGATATGTTCGGGCTGGGAATTTCGCCGCTGCTCGAAAGCTGTTCGATGAAATGCCTCATCGAAGTGTTGTCTCGTGGAACGTAATGATTTCAGGTTATGCACAGAATGGCCTGTTCAAAGAGGCAATAGAGGCATTCCACGAGATGCAGCAGATTGGGGAGGGCGAATTGGGCCCAAACTACATTACCTTAGTCAGCATCCTCCCTGCAATTTCCCGCCTTGGAGCCCTCGAGTTGGGCAAGTGGGTACACCTGTATGCAGAGAGGAATGGGATTGAGATTGATGATGTGCTCGGGTCTGCCCTAGTCGATATGTACTCCAAATGCGGGAGCATTGAGAAAGCGGTGCAGGTATTTGAGAGGCTGCCTAGGAGGAACCCGATCACATGGAATTCGATCATAGGAGGGCTTGCGATGCATGGGAGGGCTGAAGATGCGCTCAATTATTTCTGGGAGATGGAAAAGTTTAAAGTCACTGCCACTGATGTTGCCTATATCTCGGTCCTGACTGCCTGCAGTCATGCAGGTCTGCTGTCCGAGGGCCGGTCTGTTTTCCACCATATGGTGAATGTAGCTCGATTGGAGCCGAGGATCGAGCACTATACCTGCATGGTTGATCTACTGGGTCGGGCTGGGCATTTGGATGAGGCTGAGCAGCTGATTACAAACATGTTGCTCGAGCCCGACGATGTTATATTGAAGGCCTTGTTGGCTGCCTGTAAGTTGCATGGGAACATTGAGATGGGCGAGCGGATTGCCAAGAGGCTAATGGAGTTGGCTCCAACAGATAGCGGGCCCTATGTGGTGCTCTCGAACATGTTCGCCTCCGTAGAAAATTGGGAGGCAGTATCGGAGGTGAGGTTGACAATGAAGGAGATGGACATCACGAAAGATCCTGGTTGCAGTTGGATCGAGATCGATGGGATCATACACGAGTTCGTGGTCGAGGACGGCTTGCATCCTCAGGCCCGAGAGATCCATTCCATGCTGGAGGAGATTTCGGACAAGCTGAGGTTGTTGGGCTACAGGCCCAACACAAGTCAGGTGTTGCTTAATGTTGGTGAGCAGGAGAAAGAGATAGCCCTTCACTATCACAGCGAGAAGATTGCCATAGCATTCGGGCTCATCAGCACGGGTCCGGGGTCCCCGCTCCGGGTCGCCAAGAACCTGAGGATCTGCGAGGACTGCCATGAGTCGATGAAGCTGATCTCAAAGGCCTATAACCGTAAGATAGTTGTGAGAGACCGGAGAAGGTTTCACCATTTTGAGGATGGGTCCTGCTCGTGCGGGGGCTACTGGTGA
- the LOC116212870 gene encoding uncharacterized protein LOC116212870 has product MASSLALHSLVVPVSTHRSPQCFRTQNLTFTYSQFLSSASTSRLKSQTLFLNTGTGGSRTPKRRALPVIYAVQSNFFRVLQTVWKVGKDGIEAGTNLVPDSVPRPVARVSVTVVALALSLFVLKSFLSTAFFVLGTMGLIYFVFLALNKDNGPKGGGGGTSSSSPTSVDESLEEARRIMEKYK; this is encoded by the exons ATGGCATCATCACTTGCCCTGCACAGTCTCGTCGTCCCCGTCTCAACCCACCGCTCCCCGCAATGCTTCAGAACTCAAAACCTAACATTCACCTACTCCCAATTCCTCTCCTCAGCGTCCACCTCACGACTGAAGAGCCAAACCCTGTTCCTCAACACCGGAACAGGCGGGTCGAGAACCCCGAAACGCCGTGCTTTGCCGGTCATATATGCTGTGCAATCGAACTTCTTTAGAG TTCTTCAGACGGTATGGAAGGTTGGGAAGGATGGAATCGAGGCAGGAACCAATCTCGTTCCT GATTCTGTCCCAAGACCAGTAGCTCGTGTTTCAGTAACAGTAGTCGCATTGGCCCTGTCACTCTTCGTGCTCAAGTCGTTTCTTTCGACTGCTTTCTTCGTGCTG GGCACGATGGGACTCATATATTTTGTATTCCTAGCTTTGAACAAGGACAATGGACCGAAAGGAGGGGGCGGGGGCACCTCTTCCTCGTCCCCCACCTCCGTTGATGAATCTCTAGAAGAGGCAAGAAGAATAATGGAAAAGTACAAGTGA
- the LOC116213099 gene encoding LRR receptor-like serine/threonine-protein kinase RCH1 — translation MKFSFLGNMPMPRQSLNRRLLMPMPRMHSSRFRNLSHCHFHPLLGILILLFSALPLADAASSSDSNNEVLTLYSWLHSSSSNTAPPEALSSWNPLDSDPCGWAHITCSPEKFVTEINIQSTELALPFPSNFSSLPFLRKLVISGANVTGTISPDIGDCSRLEVLDFSSNSIVGGIPSSIGRLRNLQDLVLNSNQLTGKIPEEVVNCTNLKNLILFDNFLSGSLPAELGKLLNLEAIRAGGNKDISGEIPSNIGDCQNLRVLGLADTKISGSIPSSLGKLRYLQTLSIYTTLISGEIPPELGNCSELLDLYLYENDLTGSLPRELGGLQKLEKMLLWQNNLSGPIAEEIGNCRSLKIIDLSLNSFSGSIPESFGNLLSLEELMLSNNNISGSIPPVLANARDLIQLQLDTNQISGQIPHELGNLTKLTVFFAWQNRLEGSIPSELAKCVGLEALDLSHNQITGTLPPGLFQLRNLTKVLLISNGISGRIPPEIGSCSSLIRLRLSKNRVGGKIPREIFSLNNLSFLDLSDNDLMGSVPEEIGNCTSLQMLNLSNNSLGGTLPSSISSLSRLQVLDVSENHLEGQVPENLGRLSSLNRLNIRRNSISGSIPSSLGQCSNLQMLDLSSNSLSGPIPVELFEIKSLEIALNLSWNSFSGIVPPEISSLDKLSVLDFSHNWLEGDLLALSGLDNLVSLNISYNNFTGYLPDTKLFRQLLTMELAGNAGLCPRGRDTCFLGNATILGSAQSRNDSKESRTFKLGISLLVTLTVLLVILGMIAIVRARKIRRGEDNDSEMGIYASPWQFTPFQKKLNFSVDQVLKCLVEENVIGKGCSGIVYRAELGTGDVIAVKKLWPTTVANGDKLGIDSGVRDSFSAEVRTLGLIRHKNIVKFLGCCWNKNTRLLLYDYMPNGSLGCLLHERSGNCLEWDVRYRIVLGAAQGLAYLHHDCVPPIIHRDIKANNILIGPEFEPYIADFGLAKLVVDGDFARSSKTVAGSYGYIAPEYGYMMKITEKSDVYSFGVVMLEVLTGKQPIDPTIPDGLHIVDWVRQRRGGVEVLDPSLRARPDPEIEEMLQTVGVAMLCVNPSPNDRPTMKDVEAMLGEIRKDREEGMKVDMRSNCHEYGEEETSNGKRSNAVGSNNNASFSASSVLFSSSSSSNVKLDSE, via the exons ATGAAGTTCTCGTTTCTCGGCAATATGCCGATGCCGAGGCAATCCTTAAACCGCCGCCTCCTCATGCCAATGCCGAGGATGCACTCTTCCCGCTTCCGGAACCTCAGTCATTGCCATTTCCATCCTCTTCTTGGCATTCTCATACTTCTCTTCTCTGCTCTTCCCTTAGCTGATGCTGCTTCTAGTTCGGATTCGAACAATGAAGTCCTTACACTCTATTCATGGCTGCACAGCTCTTCCAGTAACACTGCTCCTCCTGAAGCTCTTTCCAGTTGGAACCCTTTGGATTCCGACCCCTGTGGTTGGGCCCACATTACTTGTTCTCCTGAGAAGTTTGTCACTGAGATCAACATTCAGTCCACTGAGCTTGCTCTACCCTTCCCTTCTAATTTTTCATCACTCCCGTTCCTCCGGAAACTCGTCATCTCCGGTGCTAATGTTACCGGCACGATCTCACCTGATATTGGGGACTGCAGTCGGTTGGAAGTCTTGGACTTTAGTTCGAATAGTATTGTCGGTGGTATTCCTTCGAGCATCGGGAGGCTCAGGAACCTCCAGGACTTGGTCCTGAACTCGAATCAGCTCACCGGGAAGATTCCCGAGGAGGTTGTTAACTGCACGAACCTGAAAAACCTGATCCTCTTCGATAATTTCTTAAGCGGGAGCCTTCCAGCGGAACTGGGAAAGCTCTTGAACTTGGAGGCCATTCGTGCTGGTGGGAACAAGGACATCTCCGGTGAAATACCGAGCAACATTGGCGACTGCCAGAACTTGAGGGTCCTTGGTTTGGCCGATACTAAGATTTCGGGCTCCATTCCATCTTCGTTGGGCAAGCTGAGGTATCTTCAGACGCTTTCTATCTACACGACCCTGATATCTGGAGAAATTCCGCCGGAGTTAGGGAACTGCTCTGAGCTCCTGGACTTGTACCTTTATGAGAACGACCTCACGGGGTCGTTGCCTCGTGAGCTTGGTGGGCTTCAGAAGCTTGAGAAGATGCTGCTATGGCAGAACAACCTCAGTGGGCCTATAGCTGAGGAAATTGGAAACTGCAGGAGCCTAAAGATCATCGACCTCTCCTTGAACTCTTTTTCCGGGAGCATCCCAGAATCCTTCGGGAACCTCTTGAGCCTCGAGGAGCTCATGCTGAGTAACAACAACATATCGGGTTCGATTCCTCCAGTTTTAGCAAATGCTAGAGATCTCATTCAGCTGCAGCTCGACACAAATCAGATATCAGGTCAGATCCCACACGAGCTTGGAAACTTGACGAAGCTCACGGTCTTCTTTGCATGGCAGAACAGACTCGAAGGCAGCATTCCGTCGGAGTTAGCCAAATGTGTGGGCCTCGAAGCTCTTGACCTGTCCCACAATCAAATCACTGGAACGCTTCCTCCCGGGCTATTCCAGCTCCGGAACCTAACGAAGGTTCTCTTGATCTCGAATGGGATTTCTGGCCGGATCCCACCGGAGATTGGCAGCTGCAGCTCCCTCATCAGGTTACGACTATCGAAGAACAGAGTTGGAGGAAAAATCCCCAGAGAGATATTCTCGCTTAATAACCTCAGCTTTCTCGATTTGTCTGATAATGACCTCATGGGATCAGTCCCCGAAGAGATTGGGAATTGCACTTCTCTGCAAATGCTCAACCTGAGCAACAATAGCCTAGGAGGCACTCTCCCTAGCTCGATCTCATCCCTTTCAAGGCTTCAGGTCTTGGATGTTTCAGAGAATCACCTCGAGGGTCAGGTTCCAGAGAACCTTGGGCGGCTTTCTTCGCTCAACAGGTTGAACATCAGGAGAAATTCGATTTCTGGGTCAATACCTTCTTCCCTTGGGCAATGCTCCAACCTCCAGATGCTCGATCTCAGCAGCAACTCACTCTCAGGACCAATACCGGTTGAGCTATTCGAGATAAAGTCTCTTGAGATTGCCCTCAACCTGAGCTGGAATTCGTTTTCAGGAATTGTCCCGCCTGAGATATCTTCTTTGGACAAGCTATCGGTACTGGATTTCTCACACAATTGGCTCGAGGGTGACTTATTGGCACTTTCAGGACTGGACAACCTCGTGTCACTGAACATCTCGTACAACAACTTCACCGGTTACCTGCCTGACACAAAGCTCTTCCGGCAACTGTTGACCATGGAATTGGCGGGAAATGCAGGATTGTGTCCTAGGGGAAGGGACACATGTTTCCTAGGAAATGCAACAATTTTAGGATCAGCACAAAGCAGGAATGACTCAAAAGAGTCGAGGACATTTAAGCTGGGAATCTCATTGTTAGTCACCTTAACTGTCCTACTTGTGATTTTAGGCATGATAGCAATTGTCCGAGCAAGGAAGATCAGAAGAGGAGAAGATAACGACTCTGAAATGGGAATCTATGCTTCTCCTTGGCAGTTCACACCATTTCAGAAGAAGctcaacttttcagtggaccAAGTTCTGAAATGTCTGGTGGAGGAGAATGTCATTGGAAAGGGATGCTCAGGGATCGTTTATAGAGCGGAACTAGGAACTGGGGACGTAATAGCCGTGAAGAAACTGTGGCCCACAACAGTGGCTAACGG GGACAAGCTAGGAATCGATTCAGGTGTCCGGGATTCCTTCTCAGCGGAGGTAAGAACTCTTGGGTTGATCAGGCACAAGAACATCGTCAAGTTCCTGGGGTGCTGCTGGAACAAGAACACGAGGCTGCTCCTGTACGATTACATGCCGAACGGGAGCTTGGGCTGTCTTCTGCATGAGCGGAGTGGGAACTGCCTGGAATGGGATGTGAGGTATCGAATTGTGCTCGGAGCGGCCCAGGGCCTTGCGTATTTGCACCATGACTGTGTCCCTCCTATCATTCATAGGGATATTAAGGCCAACAACATTCTCATTGGGCCAGAGTTTGAGCCCTATATTGCCGATTTCGGGCTTGCCAAGTTAGTTGTTGATGGAGATTTTGCCCGGTCCTCAAAAACTGTTGCAGGATCCTATGGTTATATTGCCCCTG AGTACGGGTACATGATGAAGATAACAGAAAAGAGCGATGTGTACAGCTTTGGGGTCGTGATGCTGGAGGTGCTGACAGGGAAGCAACCCATCGACCCAACCATCCCAGACGGCCTCCACATCGTGGACTGGGTGAGGCAGAGGAGGGGTGGGGTGGAAGTGCTGGACCCGAGCTTACGAGCCCGGCCAGATCCCGAGATCGAGGAGATGCTGCAGACGGTGGGGGTGGCGATGCTGTGTGTGAACCCAAGCCCCAACGACCGACCCACGATGAAGGACGTGGAGGCGATGCTCGGGGAGATAAGGAAGGACAGGGAGGAGGGCATGAAAGTCGACATGAGAAGTAATTGTCATGAGTATGGGGAGGAggagacttcaaatggaaaaagaagCAATGCAGTGGGAAGCAACAATAATGCAAGCTTCTCTGCTTCCTCAGTGctcttctcttcatcttcatcttcgaATGTGAAATTGGATTCCGAGTAG
- the LOC116212832 gene encoding B3 domain-containing transcription factor ABI3, translated as MEQFYGEEMDPGVVVPRFDPMDVQEEDQAGSIDHHGLLDDGPMSFYASDFPPLPDFPCMSSSSSSSSTGAPVKATPSSSSSTASSSSTSAASWAVLRSDQDVDRSPPVQQSPAMLPAAATLTSALSSTASMDMILRDSKLEDTINCKEDEEAEVALEDCLDVMETFGYMDLLECNDLFDPTSMFQNEEPTDPTAGAYPVEEFQVQHQLPQEQPEQNFQRPEGADSHGPLTSAAQPYGEEQQPPAVVVKEGTDEMGQVLLEWLRTNRDSISAEDLRRVKIKKATIEAAARRLGGGKAAMKQLLKLILEWVQTNHLHRKRKEDEAQNKLHYPPLQDLPDPGTFPNPNPNMLNPSANSFTPELASCFPSQPQWAASPYMTDHSGPVMAAPPPFASSTVGYNMGGDPFSSSGDLYPGPPGLAEYHMLDSPQSWPLPQYGAMPNYNFMAADVNFQPPGAQAFIGYRNNSQYSNFPQQYYNSGNGERSLIRLGSSATKEARKKRMARQRRLMSHHHHRSINGHHNSHHANHQNGHHQAVMAMDHQQHARVGVCDQPGAAAANSGNWVYWPAAAPAVATPAPPPMMSPEAMQAHQPVERQPAMQGQSGQRGQVAPDRRPGWKPENNLKFLLQKVLKQSDVGNLGRIVLPKKEAETHLPELEARDGISISMEDIGTSRIWNMRYRFWPNNKSRMYLLENTGDFVRANGLQEGDFIVIYSDVKCGKYLIRGVKVRQPEGEAKSNAKKPENSKPQRNSNLQGSYSTTANNASQRK; from the exons ATGGAGCAGTTCTACGGCGAAGAGATGGATCCCGGGGTGGTGGTCCCAAGGTTCGACCCGATGGACGTCCAGGAGGAGGATCAGGCCGGCAGCATCGACCACCACGGCCTCCTCGACGATGGGCCCATGTCGTTCTATGCGTCTGACTTCCCTCCCCTCCCGGACTTCCCTTGCATGTCgtcctcatcttcttcttcatctacTGGGGCCCCGGTCAAGGCTACCCCGTCGTCTTCATCCTCGACAGCATCCTCGTCCTCGACATCGGCTGCCTCGTGGGCGGTCCTAAGGTCGGATCAGGACGTGGATCGGAGCCCGCCGGTGCAGCAGTCGCCTGCTATGCTGCCGGCAGCGGCGACCCTGACGTCTGCCTTGTCTTCGACCGCGTCGATGGATATGATACTTAGGGATAGTAagctcgaggatactattaaCTGCAAGGAGGATGAAGAGGCGGAAGTGGCCCTTGAGGATTGCCTGGACGTGATGGAGACTTTCGGGTACATGGATCTCCTCGAGTGTAATGACCTCTTCGATCCCACCTCTATGTTCCAAAACGAAGAGCCAACCGATCCTACCGCCGGTGCCTACCCAGTGGAGGAATTTCAAGTGCAACATCAGCTCCCACAAGAGCAACCAGAGCAGAATTTCCAACGACCAGAAGGAGCCGATTCTCACGGCCCTCTGACGTCGGCTGCTCAGCCCTACGGGGAGGAGCAGCAGCCGCCGGCCGTGGTGGTAAAGGAGGGTACCGATGAAATGGGGCAGGTGTTGCTGGAGTGGCTGAGGACAAACAGGGACAGCATCTCGGCGGAGGACCTAAGGAGAGTCAAGATCAAGAAAGCAACAATCGAGGCGGCCGCCCGGCGGCTTGGGGGTGGCAAGGCTGCCATGAAGCAACTCCTCAAGCTTATCCTCGAATGGGTACAGACCAACCACCTCCATCGAAAGCGCAAGGAGGACGAAGCCCAGAACAAGCTCCACTATCCCCCGTTGCAAGACCTGCCTGATCCTGGCACCTTCCCGAACCCTAACCCTAACATGCTAAACCCTAGTGCCAACTCGTTTACCCCGGAGCTTGCATCCTGCTTTCCCAGCCAGCCACAGTGGGCGGCTTCTCCGTACATGACGGACCATTCTGGGCCGGTCATGGCTGCTCCTCCGCCCTTTGCTTCTTCAACAGTCGGATACAATATGGGGGGTGATCCGTTTTCCAGTAGCGGAGATCTCTACCCAGGGCCACCAGGACTGGCCGAGTACCACATGCTCGATTCTCCCCAGTCGTGGCCACTGCCCCAGTACGGGGCGATGCCAAACTACAACTTTATGGCAGCAGACGTCAATTTTCAGCCACCGGGCGCTCAAGCTTTCATCGGCTACAGGAATAATTCACAGTATTCAAATTTCCCGCAACAGTATTATAACAGCGGGAATGGGGAGAGATCGCTCATAAGACTCGGGTCTTCAGCCACAAAGGAGGCTCGGAAGAAGAGGATGGCAAGGCAGAGGCGGCTGATGTCTCACCATCACCACCGCAGCATCAATGGACACCACAACAGCCACCATGCAAACCATCAGAACGGGCATCACCAGGCGGTGATGGCAATGGATCATCAGCAACATGCAAGGGTCGGGGTCTGCGATCAGCCGGGTGCAGCTGCCGCCAACTCGGGGAACTGGGTGTATTGGCCAGCTGCAGCACCAGCAGTAGCTACACCAGCACCGCCTCCTATGATGTCACCGGAGGCAATGCAGGCGCACCAACCGGTGGAGCGGCAGCCTGCCATGCAAGGGCAGAGCGGTCAGCGCGGCCAAGTTGCACCGGACCGGCGACCG gGATGGAAACCGGAGAACAACCTGAAGTTTCTGCTTCAGAAAGTGCTGAAGCAAAGCGACGTGGGCAACCTCGGAAGAATTGTGTTGCCAAag AAAGAAGCGGAGACACATCTCCCAGAATTGGAGGCAAGAGATGGGATCTCCATTTCGATGGAGGACATTGGGACCTCCAGGATTTGGAACATGCGTTAcag ATTTTGGCCAAACAATAAGAGCAGGATGTATCTCCTGGAAAACACAG GTGATTTCGTGAGGGCGAACGGGCTTCAGGAAGGGGACTTCATAGTCATATACTCGGACGTGAAATGCGGCAAATAT CTGATAAGAGGCGTGAAGGTTCGGCAGCCCGAAGGTGAAGCCAAATCAAACGCAAAGAAACCGGAGAACAGCAAACCCCAGAGGAACAGCAATCTCCAAGGAAGCTACTCGACAACGGCCAATAACGCatctcaaagaaaataa